In the Populus trichocarpa isolate Nisqually-1 chromosome 1, P.trichocarpa_v4.1, whole genome shotgun sequence genome, one interval contains:
- the LOC7473021 gene encoding uncharacterized protein LOC7473021 isoform X1, whose product MEGIYQKLRNLDAYPKINEDFYSRTLSGGLITLISSIIMLFLFFSEFSLYLHAVTETKLLVDTTRGQTLRINFDITFPAIRCSLLSVDAIDISGEQHHDIRHDITKKRINAHGDVIEVRQDGIGAPKIDKPLQKHGGRLEHNEEYCGSCFGAEMSDDHCCNSCDEVREAYRKKGWALTNMDLIDQCIREGFVQMIKDEEGEGCNINGSLEVNRVAGNFHFVPGKSFHQSNFQLLDLLDMQKESYNISHRINRLAFGDYFPGVVNPLDGIQLMHGTQNGVQQFFIKVVPTIYTDIRGRTVHSNQYSVTEHFTKSELMRLDSLPGVYFIYDFSPIKVTFKEEHTSFLHFMTSICAIIGGSFSVFCSPQPPALERHLHYRRDSRFLYLSWSKSNQEENGNWQIQLTFSVASCDIFRL is encoded by the exons ATGGAGGGTATTTATCAGAAACTGAGGAACTTGGATGCgtatccaaaaataaatgagGATTTCTACAGCCGTACTCTCTCCGGTGGCCTTATCACTCTGATCTCTTCTATTATCAtgcttttcctcttcttctctgaATTCA gcTTGTATCTCCACGCGGTTACTGAGACAAAGCTTTTAGTGGACACTACAAGGGGACAAACCCTACGCATCAAT TTTGATATCACTTTTCCTGCCATTCGATGTTCGTTACTGAGTGTTGACGCCATTGATATCAGTGGAGAGCAGCATCATGATATT AGGCATGATATAACTAAGAAAAGAATTAACGCTCATGGCGATGTAATTGAAGTCCGCCAGGATGGGATTGGTGCCCCAAAG ATTGACAAGCCTTTACAGAAGCACGGTGGCAGGCTTGAACACAATGAGGAATATTGCGGTTCATGTTTTGGTGCTGAAATG TCAGATGATCATTGTTGCAACTCCTGCGACGAAGTTCGTGAAGCATACAGGAAAAAAGGGTGGGCTTTGACAAATATGGATTTGATTGACCAA TGCATACGTGAAGGCTTTGTCCAAATGATAAAAGACGAAGAAGGTGAAGGATGTAATATTAATGGATCCCTGGAAGTAAATAGAGTTGCTGggaattttcattttgttcCTGGGAAAAGCTTCCATCAATCAAATTTTCAACTACTGGATTTACTGGATATGCAAAAGGAGAGTTATAAT ATAAGTCACAGGATCAATAGACTGGCTTTTGGTGACTACTTTCCAGGCGTGGTAAATCCCCTTGATGG GATACAGTTGATGCATGGAACACAAAATGGTGTGCAACAGTTTTTCATTAAG GTGGTTCCTACAATATACACTGATATTCGAGGCCGCACTGTGCATTCAAATCAg TACTCTGTTACAGAGCATTTCACGAAATCAGAATTGATGCGCCTTGATTCTCTTCCTGGAGTTTACTTCATCTATGACTTTTCTCCAATTAAG GTGACATTTAAAGAGGAGCATACTTCATTTTTACACTTCATGACAAGTATTTGTGCAATAATTGGAGGTAGTTTCTCTGTCTTTTGCTCTCCTCAACCCCCTGCCCTAGAAAG GCATCTTCACTATCGCAGGGATAGTAGATTCCTTTATTTATCATGGTCGAAGAGCaatcaagaagaaaatggaaattGGCAAATTCAGCTGACGTTTTCAGTGGCTTCCTGTGACATTTTCAG GCTGTAA
- the LOC7473021 gene encoding uncharacterized protein LOC7473021 isoform X2 — MEGIYQKLRNLDAYPKINEDFYSRTLSGGLITLISSIIMLFLFFSEFSLYLHAVTETKLLVDTTRGQTLRINFDITFPAIRCSLLSVDAIDISGEQHHDIRHDITKKRINAHGDVIEVRQDGIGAPKIDKPLQKHGGRLEHNEEYCGSCFGAEMSDDHCCNSCDEVREAYRKKGWALTNMDLIDQCIREGFVQMIKDEEGEGCNINGSLEVNRVAGNFHFVPGKSFHQSNFQLLDLLDMQKESYNISHRINRLAFGDYFPGVVNPLDGIQLMHGTQNGVQQFFIKVVPTIYTDIRGRTVHSNQYSVTEHFTKSELMRLDSLPGVYFIYDFSPIKVTFKEEHTSFLHFMTSICAIIGGIFTIAGIVDSFIYHGRRAIKKKMEIGKFS; from the exons ATGGAGGGTATTTATCAGAAACTGAGGAACTTGGATGCgtatccaaaaataaatgagGATTTCTACAGCCGTACTCTCTCCGGTGGCCTTATCACTCTGATCTCTTCTATTATCAtgcttttcctcttcttctctgaATTCA gcTTGTATCTCCACGCGGTTACTGAGACAAAGCTTTTAGTGGACACTACAAGGGGACAAACCCTACGCATCAAT TTTGATATCACTTTTCCTGCCATTCGATGTTCGTTACTGAGTGTTGACGCCATTGATATCAGTGGAGAGCAGCATCATGATATT AGGCATGATATAACTAAGAAAAGAATTAACGCTCATGGCGATGTAATTGAAGTCCGCCAGGATGGGATTGGTGCCCCAAAG ATTGACAAGCCTTTACAGAAGCACGGTGGCAGGCTTGAACACAATGAGGAATATTGCGGTTCATGTTTTGGTGCTGAAATG TCAGATGATCATTGTTGCAACTCCTGCGACGAAGTTCGTGAAGCATACAGGAAAAAAGGGTGGGCTTTGACAAATATGGATTTGATTGACCAA TGCATACGTGAAGGCTTTGTCCAAATGATAAAAGACGAAGAAGGTGAAGGATGTAATATTAATGGATCCCTGGAAGTAAATAGAGTTGCTGggaattttcattttgttcCTGGGAAAAGCTTCCATCAATCAAATTTTCAACTACTGGATTTACTGGATATGCAAAAGGAGAGTTATAAT ATAAGTCACAGGATCAATAGACTGGCTTTTGGTGACTACTTTCCAGGCGTGGTAAATCCCCTTGATGG GATACAGTTGATGCATGGAACACAAAATGGTGTGCAACAGTTTTTCATTAAG GTGGTTCCTACAATATACACTGATATTCGAGGCCGCACTGTGCATTCAAATCAg TACTCTGTTACAGAGCATTTCACGAAATCAGAATTGATGCGCCTTGATTCTCTTCCTGGAGTTTACTTCATCTATGACTTTTCTCCAATTAAG GTGACATTTAAAGAGGAGCATACTTCATTTTTACACTTCATGACAAGTATTTGTGCAATAATTGGAG GCATCTTCACTATCGCAGGGATAGTAGATTCCTTTATTTATCATGGTCGAAGAGCaatcaagaagaaaatggaaattGGCAAATTCAGCTGA